CATGTAGCTCCCAAGGCGGTTGCTCTGAAGGATCGGCTCAGCAGGGTCAACGCCGAGGTCCGCATCGAGGCGCGGGTTACGCACATCGATCCCTCCAATGTGACGCGCCTCGTGAAAGGTGTAGACCTGGTCGTGGACGGATCGGACAACCTCGATCTTCGCCTGCTTCTCAACGAGATGTGCGTAAAAGTTGGGAAGCCGTTTGTCTTCGGCGCGGTGCATGGTACGGCAGGAATGACCATGGGGATTCTGCCGGGCGAGAGCGCATGCCTGCGATGTTTGCTGGCCGAGCAGGAGGTCGGTTTCCCCCCGAGCTCGCGAGCTGGCATCTATCCGCCCACGGTACGGATTGTCGCGTCTCTCCAAGCGGCCCTGGTTGTACAGGCCCTCCTTCGAGGCCGGAGCGGGAAAGATTGGGCCGGTCAGCTGCACGTCATCGACGCATGGACCATGGAGTTCGATCGGGTCCACGTCGCTCGCCGCAAGGAACGCAATCCCTGTCCGGTGTGCGTAAAGCGAGAGTTTGAGTATCTCCGTGCCGAGCGCCCGGCCGGTCCTCAAGTAGTGGTTGAAGGTGACACCGTGATCATCCTTCCTGAACGCCGTGCTTCGGTTGACCTGGCTGTCTTGAGGGCGCGGCTCCAGCGCGTTGAGCCGGTGAAGGTCAACGAGCACCTGCTTTGGGCGAGGATCGGTGATGTGGAAATGGCTGTGTTTCGGGACGGCCGGATGTCAGTGCGGGGCGCGGGCGACTGGGCCGAGGCTGTGCATCTGTACGAGAGATACCTAGGTGAGTAGCCTCCCCGAAAAGGAGAAAGGGAAAATCCCGGGACTTCTGCGCCTATGGCGCGGGTTCGCACAAAGCGTCGATATCGACGCTATTGCGTCCAAAATGGGCTGTGGCCGCCAGGAAGTTGAAAGCCTGCTTGGGGCGGTTGAGGAGCTTTTGGCGCGGAACTGGGGGGAGGAACGGCGTTGTACGATCTTCGTGGACGGGGCCTCTCGCGGTAATCCGGGTCCAAGCGGGATTGGCGTGGTGATCAGAGACGAGGAGGGAGAGCGGGAGTGGAGGGTCTCCGAGTTCATCGGGGAGGCCACGAATAACGTAGCGGAATACCGGGCGCTTCTTTGCGGGTTAAGAAAAGCGATGGAGCTGGCTTGCACGGAGGTGGAAGTCCGGAGCGATAGTGAGTTGCTGGTCAAGCAACTGGACGGCCGGTATCGGGTCCGCGACCCAAAGCTGGTGCCTCTCTGGAAAGAGGCGGTGACGCTAATGTCGCAGTTCCGAGCTGTGAAGATTGTACACATTCCGCGGGAGGAAAATCGGGAGGCGGATCGGCTTTCGGTGCTGGCCATCGACGCGGCACGAGCCGAAGGCCTGGACGCAGGAGGTTGAACATGCCCAGGGCGCTCCTGATCGTCGACATGCTGAAGGATTTCGTCTACGACAATGGCGCTCTCACCTGCGGGAAATCTGCTCAGGAGATTGTGCCCTACATTCAGCAGCTCGCGCGTGCCTTTCGAGAACAGGGCGATCGGGTGATTTACGTAACGGATGCCCACGATCCCGAAGACCCTGAGTTCTCCCTGTGGCCCAAACATTGCGTCAGAGGGACCTGGGGCGCCGAAGTGATCGATGAGCTGAAGCCTGAGGCGAAGGATCTTGTTGTCCCGAAGACCCGGTACAGCGGTTTCTTCGGTACAAACTTGGAAGAACTCCTGCAAGAGGTAGGTGCAAGCGAGGTACACGTGACCGGCGTCTGTACCTCTATCTGCGTCCTTTTCACAGTGGCTGACCTCCGGAACCGCGATTTCGCGACGATCGTCCACGCGCGGGGTGTGGCGGATTTTGACCAGGAAGCGCACCGTTTCGCTCTGAGACATATGGAGCGGGTGCTGGGGGCACGAGTATTGCAATAGCCTGGTCGTAGGCCCTGGGCCGGAACGCGAGGTGACGGTCCGCACCTCGGCCGTGCCCGACGATGGGGCCAGGTTGGTTGCGTGTATTTCGGAGTTGAGGGCACAGGCTTCGGATCGGCGTGATGGATCTCGTGGGTCAAGCGGAGAGCAACGAATGAAGGCTCTGATCACCAGTGGGGGGAGGGGTACACGCCTCCGTCCCCTGACGCACACCCAGAATAAGCACCTGATTCCGATCGCTAACAAGCCCATTCTTTTCTACGCGCTCGAAACCGTGGCGGAAGCGGGAATCAAGGAAGTGGGAATCGTCACCAACCAGGAGGGCAAGGAAGTCAAGGAAGCGGTGGGCGACGGAAGCGCCTGGGGGATCCACGTGACGTACATCCCTCAGGAGGCCCCACTGGGGCTGGCGCATGTTGTGAAAATATCGCGCGACTTCGTGCGGGATGAGCCATTTGTCTTTTACCTAGGCGACAACATGGTGGTCGGGGGCATTCGGCGCTTTATCCGGACCTTCCTGGAGGAAAAATCGAACTGCCATCTCACGCTGGCGCGCGTGAAAGATCCGGAGCGCTTCGGCGTTCCGGAGATCAGGGGGAAGCGGATCGTCCGCATCGAGGAGAAGCCGGCGGTTCCGAAGAGTGAATTTGCCGTGGCGGGAATCTATATTTATGATGCTTCCATTTTCGAGGCCGTCGAGAACATTCGGCCGAGCGAACGGGGCGAACTCGAAATCTCGGATGCGCATCAGTACCTGATTGAGCATGGCTACAAGGTCACGTACTCGGAAATTACCGGTTGGTGGAAGGATACCGGTAAGCCCATCGATCTGCTGGAGGCGAATCGTC
The sequence above is drawn from the candidate division KSB1 bacterium genome and encodes:
- a CDS encoding ThiF family adenylyltransferase, producing the protein MPPNTTSSSEDRYAKQILLEEIGQEGQTILSRAHVLIAGLGGLGSSVAEILCRMGVGGLRLVDRDYVDFTNLHRQTVYTEEDADHVAPKAVALKDRLSRVNAEVRIEARVTHIDPSNVTRLVKGVDLVVDGSDNLDLRLLLNEMCVKVGKPFVFGAVHGTAGMTMGILPGESACLRCLLAEQEVGFPPSSRAGIYPPTVRIVASLQAALVVQALLRGRSGKDWAGQLHVIDAWTMEFDRVHVARRKERNPCPVCVKREFEYLRAERPAGPQVVVEGDTVIILPERRASVDLAVLRARLQRVEPVKVNEHLLWARIGDVEMAVFRDGRMSVRGAGDWAEAVHLYERYLGE
- a CDS encoding ribonuclease HI family protein, which codes for MSSLPEKEKGKIPGLLRLWRGFAQSVDIDAIASKMGCGRQEVESLLGAVEELLARNWGEERRCTIFVDGASRGNPGPSGIGVVIRDEEGEREWRVSEFIGEATNNVAEYRALLCGLRKAMELACTEVEVRSDSELLVKQLDGRYRVRDPKLVPLWKEAVTLMSQFRAVKIVHIPREENREADRLSVLAIDAARAEGLDAGG
- a CDS encoding glucose-1-phosphate thymidylyltransferase, with protein sequence MKALITSGGRGTRLRPLTHTQNKHLIPIANKPILFYALETVAEAGIKEVGIVTNQEGKEVKEAVGDGSAWGIHVTYIPQEAPLGLAHVVKISRDFVRDEPFVFYLGDNMVVGGIRRFIRTFLEEKSNCHLTLARVKDPERFGVPEIRGKRIVRIEEKPAVPKSEFAVAGIYIYDASIFEAVENIRPSERGELEISDAHQYLIEHGYKVTYSEITGWWKDTGKPIDLLEANRLVLENQKGRIDGFVDHRSQIAGNVVIEKGAKIVNSNIRGPAIIGRRTVVENSYIGPFTSIGDDCVVRNSEVEFSIVMNKCQILDVGIRIESSILGFDVQVVHAEGMPRTHRFMIGDQSRVEIA
- a CDS encoding cysteine hydrolase, translating into MPRALLIVDMLKDFVYDNGALTCGKSAQEIVPYIQQLARAFREQGDRVIYVTDAHDPEDPEFSLWPKHCVRGTWGAEVIDELKPEAKDLVVPKTRYSGFFGTNLEELLQEVGASEVHVTGVCTSICVLFTVADLRNRDFATIVHARGVADFDQEAHRFALRHMERVLGARVLQ